The following coding sequences lie in one Fusarium poae strain DAOMC 252244 chromosome 1, whole genome shotgun sequence genomic window:
- a CDS encoding hypothetical protein (BUSCO:51686at5125) translates to MSEQQQETPDAPILQSEEAPAPTHQAQNEDVDKPTTTTPNPSLCSICNTNPPKYKCPRCRLPYCSVACNKIHRENHPPDPEVVSQPELPRPESQAQQVTEPRPFDPSNPFQALETSEKLRLLFRKYPDLPDQLLKIDAATLPPPETKPAIPASLLKGLPPKQEAWNHDIGIQNGKEALRKARRAGGEQGDAIREYSELILHLINTESANTDVDNILRQQLAQEDTKLIERLMQQEKR, encoded by the exons ATGtcagaacaacaacaagaaacACCAGATGCTCCCATTCTTCaatcagaagaagctcctGCGCCAACTCACCAAGCTCAGAATGAAGATGTTGACAAgccaacgacaacaacaccaaaccCGTCGCTATGCAGTATCTGCAACACGAACCCGCCAAAGTACAAATGTCCGCGATGTCGTCTTCCATA CTGTTCTGTCGCATGTAATAAGATCCATCGCGAGAATCACCCTCCCGATCCTGAAGTAGTATCCCAACCCGAACTTCCACGACCGGAATCGCAAGCCCAACAAGTCACAGAGCCTCGGCCTTTCGATCCTTCTAATCCCTTTCAAGCTCTCGAAACATCTGAAAAGCTTCGTCTTCTCTTTCGAAAGTATCCTGATCTGCCTGATCAGCTCCTCAAAATTGATGCTGCCACACTCCCGCCTCCCGAGACGAAGCCCGCTATTCCTGCTTCCCTTTTAAAGGGCCTCCCGCCCAAGCAGGAGGCTTGGAACCACGATATCGGCATACAGAACGGCAAAGAGGCTTTGCGCAAGGCGCGGCGTGCAGGTGGTGAGCAGGGTGATGCTATCCGCGAGTATTCAGAGCTCATCCTCCACCTTATAAATACGGAAAGCGCAAACACAGACGTGGACAATATTCTGAGACAGCAACTCGCACAGGAAGACACAAAACTCATCGAGCGCTTGATGCAACAAGAAAAGCGCTGA
- a CDS encoding hypothetical protein (BUSCO:44404at5125), which produces MASSRTMSRTLAALTRPVTETSSRAVPRWTRSIGTIRSQIPSISSGLRPLAQRQRIVNTVTPSLAGIGSGVRTIFIQTENTPNPDALKFLPNHRVVPEEFSTPFIEYLNPRATISHPHPSPLAAKLMNIDGVTSVFYGADFITVTKAADANWAHIRPEIFALITEAITAGEQIVTISERREGESGAPVEEDSLAYNENDSEVVGMIKELLETRIRPAIQEDGGDIDFRGFDDEGYVHLRLRGACRTCDSSTVTLKNGIEGMLMHYIEEVKGVKQVMDQEEEIALQEFEKFEEKLKQQKGQAASSG; this is translated from the exons ATGGCATCCTCCAGGACCATGTCACGGACATTAGCCGCTCTCACTCGGCCTGTCACGGAAACATCATCCCGGGCAGTCCCACGATGGACTCGCTCAATAGGTACTATTCGATCTCAAATTCCTTCCATCTCTTCTGGACTGCGACCACTTGCGCAACGACAGCGTATCGTCAATACAGTAACGCCGAGTCTCGCTGGCATCGGTAGCGGCGTCCGAACCATCTTCATCCAGACGGAGAATACCCCGAACCCAGATGCCCTCAAGTTTTTACCAAACCATCGAGTAGTTCCCGAAGAATTCTCTACACCTTTCATCGAATACCTCAACCCTCGAGCAACGATTTCTCACCCGCACCCTTCTCCTCTGGCCGCTAAGCTCATGAACATCGACGGAGTCACTTCTGTCTTTTATGGTGCCGACTTTATAACCGTCACAAAAGCTGCCGACGCCAACTGGGCACATATTCGACCCGAGATATTTGCACTTATTACAGAAGCCATCACTGCGGGCGAGCAAATTGTTACCATTTCCGAGCGCCGTGAGGGAGAGTCTGGTGCTCCTGTTGAGGAGGACAGTCTCGCCTACAATGAGAACGATAGTGAAGTTGTCGGTATGATCAAGGAACTTCTCGAGACACGGATTCGTCCAGCCATCCAGGAAGATGGTGGAGATATTGATTTTCGCGGTTTTGATGACGAGGGCTACGTGCATTTGCGACTGCGAGGCGCTTGCCGTACTTGCGATTCAAGCACAGTTACACTCAAAAATGGAATTGAGGGTATGCTGATGCATTAT ATTGAAGAGGTCAAGGGCGTTAAGCAAGTGATGGATCAAGAGGAGGAAATTGCCCTGCAGGAATTCGAAAAGTTCGAGGAAAAGCTCAAGCAGCAGAAGGGCCAGGCTGCTTCATCAGGATAA
- the LAD1 gene encoding L-arabinitol 4-dehydrogenase — protein sequence MSPSAVEGNGVVDVKTTLKPNVGVYTNPNHDLWVAPAEPSAEAIKSGSDLKQGEVSVAIRSTGICGSDVHFWHAGCIGPMIVEGDHILGHESAGEVIAVHPSVSHLKVGDRVAVEPNIPCGTCEPCLTGRYNGCETVQFLSTPPVPGMLRRYINHPAVWCHKIGNMSYENGALLEPLSVALAGMQRAEVRLGDPVLICGAGPIGLITLQCCAAAGASPIVITDISESRLAFAKELCPRVITHKVERLSAEDSAKAIVKSFGGVEPTVAMECTGVESSIAAAVWSVKFGGKVFIIGVGKNEINIPFMRASVREVDIQLQYRYCNTWPRAIRLVENNVVDLSKLVTHKFKLEDAIKAFETSADPKTGAIKVMIQSLE from the exons ATGAGCCCCTCAGCAGTAGAAGGTAACGGAGTTGTGGACGTCAAGACCACTCTCAAGCCCAATGTTGGCGTTTATACCAACCCCAATCATGACCTCTGGGTTGCTCCTGCTGAGCCCTCTGCCGAAGCTATCAAGTCCGGCTCTGACTTGAAGCAAGGCGAGGTTAGTGTTGCTATTCGAAGCACCGGTATCTGCGG TTCCGATGTCCACTTCTGGCATGCTGGCTGCATCGGTCCCATGATTGTCGAGGGAGACCACATCTTGGGTCACGAGTCTGCCGGCGAGGTTATTGCCGTGCACCCGTCTGTCAGCCATCTCAAGGTTGGCGACAGAGTCGCCGTCGAACCCAACATTCCCTGCGGTACCTGCGAACCTTGCCTTACTGGCCGATATAATGGTTGCGAGACCGTCCAGTTCCTGTCTACCCCTCCTGTCCCTGGCATGCTCCGCCGATACATCAACCATCCCGCTGTCTGGTGTCACAAGATTGGAAATATGTCATATGAGAACGGCGCTCTTCTTGAGCCTCTCAGTGTTGCTCTGGCCGGCATGCAAAGGGCCGAGGTTCGCCTGGGAGACCCTGTTCTGATCTGCGGTGCTGGACCTATCGGATTGATCACACTCCAGTGCTGCGCTGCCGCTGGTGCTTCGCCCATCGTCATCACCGATATCTCAGAGAGCCGACTGGCATTTGCCAAGGAGCTCTGCCCCCGCGTTATCACTCACAAGGTTGAGAGACTGTCTGCTGAGGACTCCGCGAAGGCCATCGTCAAGAGCTTTGGTGGTGTCGAGCCCACCGTCGCTATGGAGTGCACTGGCGTTGAAAGCAGTATCGCTGCTGCGGTCTGGTCTGTCAAGTTTGGTGGCAAGGTCTTCATCATTGGTGTTGGAAAGAATGAGATCAACATTCCCTTCATGCGCGCAAGTGTTCGGGAGGTAGACATTCAGCTACAGTACCGATACTGCAACACCTGGCCTCGGGCCATCCGCCTCGTCGAGAACAACGTGGTTGATCTTTCTAAATTAGTTACTCACAAGTTCAAGCTTGAGGATGCGATCAAGGCGTTTGAGACATCAGCAGATCCCAAGACCGGGGCGATCAAGGTCATGATTCAGAGTTTGGAATAA
- a CDS encoding hypothetical protein (BUSCO:54975at5125) codes for MSSLARPMLRSPALRVAARRFESTTAQKAAENAKQAATRAQEGLSRVTSTAGPAIAGYAKGLASTLGKVGGRTGKIIGFVERQVPFVVYYSKVGLELGKFVFQNQKMSPPNMATFQTTYQNLIKSIQNRTIIQSSQNLVQQVKNIGPAQLAAGGVVAAEVLGFFTVGEIIGRFKLVGYRGEVSSHH; via the exons ATGTCTTCCCTCGCTCGTCCTATGCTCCGCTCGCCGGCTCTACGTGTTGCCGCCCGACGCTTCGAGAGCACCACTGCTCAGAAGGCTGCTGAGAACGCTAAGCAGGCTGCCACCCGAGCCCAAGAGGGTCTATCGCGTGTCACATCTACCGCTGGACCTGCTATTGCTGGTTACGCAAAGGGTCTTGCTAGCACTTTGGGCAAGGTCGGCGGACGAACGGGCAAGATCATCGGCTTTGTCGAGC GACAAGTCCCTTTCGTCGTCTACTACTCCAAGGTCGGCCTCGAGCTTGGCAAGTTTGTTTTCCAGAACCAAAAGATGAGCCCTCC TAACATGGCCACTTTCCAAACCACCTACCAAAACCTCATCAAGTCCATCCAGAACCGCACCATCATCCAGTCTTCTCAGAACCTCGTCCAGCAAGTGAAAAATATCGGCCCTGCCCAGCTTGCAGCTGGTGGCGTCGTTGCGGCCGAGGTCCTCGGTTTCTTCACCGTTGGCGAGATTATTGGCCGATTCAAGCTTGTCGGTTACCGCGGCGAGGTCTCTTCCCACCACTAA